The following are from one region of the Elusimicrobiota bacterium genome:
- a CDS encoding LptF/LptG family permease, with amino-acid sequence MPILSRYMLRSYLPTFGLALGVFLFVLLMQHFLRLFNLALMKGIPLVWIGSCFARLLPGFLTMALPVAFLVALLLTLGQLSETGEVMAMRAAGFSFREMLVPFLGVAVLLSALLFVVNHELGPKSFHSFREAQAQAASRLARVELEPRTYFPLGDWRFYAEDVDSDGTLAGVRLVKLRGKYQRLRISARSGRARLEQGRGLTLELFSGTLEWPNLDPTSVTTGVFGRYKLFVPFAAPIRSERELDLQELSTARVREALRRADLPDSRRREYATEAATRSAGAAAPFVLFWIACPLGLLSLRRGRAAGFALSLLVMFVFYGLLAFGIGVGRRMGGLSAWGPWLPNVVVLVTGAAFWRKLTRI; translated from the coding sequence ATGCCCATCCTCTCCCGCTACATGCTGCGCTCGTACCTGCCGACCTTCGGGCTCGCACTCGGGGTGTTCCTCTTCGTCCTGCTGATGCAGCACTTTCTGCGCCTGTTCAACCTCGCCCTGATGAAGGGCATCCCGCTGGTCTGGATCGGGTCCTGCTTCGCGCGCCTGCTTCCCGGCTTCCTGACCATGGCTCTGCCCGTGGCCTTCCTAGTCGCTCTTCTGCTCACTCTCGGTCAGCTCAGCGAGACGGGCGAGGTGATGGCCATGCGGGCGGCGGGCTTCTCGTTCCGCGAGATGCTCGTGCCCTTCCTCGGGGTCGCCGTGCTCCTGAGCGCGCTGCTCTTCGTCGTCAACCACGAACTCGGCCCCAAGAGCTTCCACTCCTTTCGGGAGGCGCAGGCGCAGGCCGCCTCGCGGCTGGCTCGCGTCGAGCTCGAGCCGCGAACCTACTTCCCGCTCGGGGATTGGCGCTTCTACGCGGAGGACGTCGATTCCGACGGGACCCTGGCCGGCGTGCGCCTCGTCAAGCTGCGGGGAAAGTACCAGCGCCTGCGCATCTCCGCGCGCAGCGGACGCGCGCGCCTCGAGCAGGGGCGCGGGCTCACCCTCGAGCTCTTCTCCGGGACCCTGGAGTGGCCCAACCTCGATCCCACGAGCGTCACGACCGGGGTCTTCGGCCGCTACAAGCTCTTCGTCCCGTTCGCGGCTCCGATCCGCTCCGAGCGCGAGCTCGACCTTCAGGAGCTGAGCACCGCGCGCGTGCGCGAGGCGCTGCGTCGGGCGGACCTCCCGGACTCCCGTCGACGCGAGTACGCGACCGAGGCCGCGACCCGCAGCGCGGGCGCCGCGGCGCCCTTCGTGCTCTTCTGGATCGCCTGTCCGCTGGGCCTGCTGTCGCTGCGGCGCGGACGCGCCGCCGGCTTCGCGCTGAGCCTGCTCGTGATGTTCGTCTTCTACGGGCTCCTCGCCTTCGGGATCGGCGTCGGCCGGCGCATGGGGGGGCTTTCCGCCTGGGGGCCCTGGCTCCCGAACGTCGTTGTCCTGGTCACGGGGGCCGCGTTCTGGAGGAAGCTCACCCGGATATGA